The uncultured Ilyobacter sp. genome has a segment encoding these proteins:
- a CDS encoding RHS repeat-associated core domain-containing protein, giving the protein MRYAYDALGRRIEAVFDPDDPNDAVTVRYYHDGMTVIEERDGADALTRYHVNGTQQIDEPVATYTVGAAKRGGSFTYHLPGQNGSIIGSGSSDGTVTRLDYDTSGSFTEPPGPSGYHHDADADLDVDLHDLMRFQHCFGRTGVNCRAVHDFDAAGVSDGVIDADDWEGVEYCQSTADEEPDAACAITRSRASSTPPTGTFALHGRSVDVLSDGKVLYYFRARYYDPAHARWLQRDPSGYTDGANLYEAFGSNSTVNRDPMGLWIMERIGEILQEKGEVKVADIAEMSWELRRSSQKQITPLTAGELALLNWIGGAEYGSPWTEETLSAGLKERADNEFAGLGLPYRYQAEATYATRRRIMWLLLFKDPAFASYMTELYRLTRDINPFHFAFERGWQIGGGEEAVTGEKVSRLDASFDLAIYFTLIKGAQVVPGAVTRMAGGEVPGSSTPVVPGRPTTATEDLLSLRSAQMNEAGVIKVNPAELRWTQTSAGGNGRAAALRASMAARGYAGEPIDVVRTADGLTTVDHTRAAVALELGIREIPARVHLPSEPLPPSMTGRFGPARTWGEAAAYRAAHQRTPLPPTGTTTPPTLPPR; this is encoded by the coding sequence GTGCGTTACGCGTACGACGCGTTGGGTCGTCGGATTGAGGCGGTGTTTGATCCGGACGATCCGAATGATGCCGTCACGGTGCGGTACTACCACGACGGTATGACGGTGATCGAGGAGCGTGACGGGGCGGATGCGCTCACGCGTTATCACGTCAACGGCACGCAGCAGATCGATGAGCCGGTGGCGACGTACACGGTCGGTGCCGCGAAGCGGGGCGGTTCGTTTACGTATCACCTGCCGGGCCAGAACGGGTCGATTATCGGCTCGGGTAGCTCCGACGGGACGGTTACGCGGCTGGATTATGACACCAGCGGATCGTTCACGGAGCCGCCGGGGCCGTCGGGATATCACCACGATGCGGACGCAGATCTGGACGTTGACCTGCATGATCTGATGCGTTTCCAGCATTGCTTCGGGCGGACGGGCGTGAATTGCCGGGCGGTGCATGATTTCGACGCCGCCGGCGTGAGCGACGGGGTGATCGATGCGGACGACTGGGAGGGTGTGGAATACTGCCAGAGCACGGCGGACGAGGAGCCCGACGCGGCGTGCGCGATCACCCGCAGCCGGGCGTCGTCCACGCCGCCAACGGGGACGTTCGCGTTGCACGGTCGTTCGGTGGACGTGCTGAGCGACGGGAAGGTGCTGTACTACTTCCGGGCGCGTTACTACGACCCGGCCCATGCCCGCTGGCTGCAACGCGATCCCAGCGGATATACGGATGGGGCGAATTTGTATGAGGCGTTCGGTTCGAACTCTACGGTGAACCGCGACCCGATGGGCCTTTGGATTATGGAGCGCATAGGGGAAATCTTGCAGGAGAAGGGAGAGGTCAAGGTCGCGGATATCGCGGAAATGAGCTGGGAACTACGGAGAAGCTCACAGAAGCAGATTACTCCGCTTACCGCCGGTGAGTTGGCTCTTCTCAACTGGATCGGTGGGGCGGAATATGGTTCACCTTGGACAGAGGAGACCCTCTCCGCGGGACTGAAAGAACGCGCGGATAACGAGTTCGCGGGTTTAGGGCTACCCTACCGGTATCAGGCCGAAGCCACTTACGCAACGCGACGCCGCATCATGTGGCTCCTACTGTTCAAAGATCCCGCTTTTGCATCGTACATGACTGAGTTGTATCGTTTGACGCGTGACATAAACCCCTTTCACTTTGCGTTTGAACGCGGTTGGCAGATTGGCGGCGGAGAGGAAGCGGTCACGGGTGAAAAGGTAAGTCGGCTAGACGCAAGTTTCGATTTGGCGATATACTTTACGCTCATAAAAGGCGCGCAGGTCGTCCCTGGTGCCGTCACTCGCATGGCGGGTGGCGAAGTGCCGGGTTCTTCGACGCCCGTTGTGCCCGGACGTCCCACAACGGCGACTGAGGACTTGTTGTCTCTGCGCAGCGCCCAAATGAATGAAGCGGGCGTGATTAAGGTCAATCCGGCCGAGTTGAGATGGACGCAGACAAGCGCGGGAGGTAACGGTCGGGCGGCGGCGCTGCGAGCGAGCATGGCGGCCAGGGGCTACGCAGGAGAGCCGATAGACGTAGTTAGGACGGCCGACGGATTGACGACTGTTGACCATACGCGTGCTGCTGTGGCGCTCGAACTAGGTATTAGGGAGATTCCCGCAAGAGTTCACTTACCTTCAGAGCCTTTGCCGCCTAGCATGACTGGACGCTTTGGGCCTGCACGGACATGGGGCGAAGCGGCAGCTTACCGGGCGGCACATCAAAGAACACCTTTGCCGCCGACCGGAACGACTACTCCCCCGACACTTCCCCCCCGTTGA
- a CDS encoding RES family NAD+ phosphorylase has product MQDEALKAGDLEAHAAAYREHMQQGLREGAAYVAMASELYLAGITVANEGADWVMTISDISEGKANWATALAFLPLVSRGTVKIIDSSGSVLGRFDSGSGTFHALSREGKRLSEAAQGYHAVKNADIARSVLAGIDPQYFDAGARFGRAFYLAEKPGTAVAELAHHGIEAAYGIRYALKVDAMKVLDLSDAATAARWGYVGGEITDATISIGARAREAGFNAIRFPSVRVEGANLAILSDFDTLLVPQMVSPVTR; this is encoded by the coding sequence ATGCAAGATGAGGCGCTGAAAGCCGGGGATCTGGAAGCTCACGCGGCCGCTTATCGTGAGCACATGCAGCAAGGCCTCAGAGAAGGTGCGGCCTACGTTGCGATGGCGTCTGAGTTGTACCTGGCCGGCATCACCGTGGCCAACGAAGGCGCTGATTGGGTGATGACGATCTCGGATATCAGCGAAGGGAAAGCCAATTGGGCGACCGCGTTGGCCTTTCTGCCTTTGGTCAGTCGCGGGACCGTGAAGATCATCGATTCGTCAGGGAGCGTGCTGGGCCGTTTCGATTCGGGTTCAGGAACGTTCCATGCGCTCAGTCGCGAGGGGAAGCGGCTTAGTGAGGCGGCGCAAGGATACCATGCGGTTAAGAATGCCGATATTGCTCGAAGCGTACTCGCAGGCATCGACCCGCAGTACTTTGACGCAGGAGCACGCTTTGGACGAGCGTTCTACTTAGCAGAGAAACCCGGGACGGCCGTGGCTGAGTTAGCGCATCACGGTATCGAGGCCGCGTACGGTATTAGGTATGCGCTCAAAGTTGACGCGATGAAGGTGTTGGATCTGTCTGATGCTGCAACGGCCGCGCGCTGGGGCTACGTAGGTGGGGAAATTACTGACGCAACCATTTCCATTGGTGCTCGAGCCCGTGAGGCCGGCTTCAACGCCATCAGGTTTCCGTCCGTACGCGTGGAAGGGGCAAACCTTGCAATACTCTCCGATTTCGATACGCTTCTTGTTCCGCAAATGGTGAGTCCGGTGACGCGATGA